From the Oceanobacillus kimchii X50 genome, the window AGGCTAGAAGGTTTATTTAAAATTTCCGATTCAATAAAAATCTTACCTACATCGTGTAATAACGCACCGATACCTAGTTCTTTTAATTGTTCGGAAGTATAACTTAATTGTTTTCCGATCGCAATCGAGTATATAGCTACATTTAGAGAATGTTGTAAAATATAATCATTGGTGATCATAATATCTGAAAGCAATGTTAACGAACTTTCATTCCCTTCAACTTCATACAAAATTTGATCAACAACTTCTTTTAACTCCATTTCTTTTGTTTGAAGTACGTAAGACTTACTTAGAAGGCCTGCTTGTTTTATTCCTCTAAATGTATCATTAAGTGTATGTACTGCTTTTTGACGAAGTTGATCGGAAATAACTGGTTCGTAATACTGGTCATCATCAATATCACCTTCAATATATACATAAGTAATCCCACGATCTAGCAGCTTTTGAATAACGTTTGACGTCAATTTCATTCCTCTTGCCAATAAAATTACTCCTTGCTCATCATATAATGATTGAGCTAATGTATCTTCAGACTGAATAAGTTTCGTACTTACTAATTTCATAGATTTCTCCTATAATCCGACATCTTTCAACATTGTATTAGTAATATCGTACCAAATATCACAACCTATGCCTATCTTAATTTTCCTTATAATTTAAAAAGCTTTTCCTGTGAAAGAAAAGCTTTTTAAATAGTTATGATATTTTTAATAAAGCCTCTTTCCCAGTTATTCCAACTTCCCATCCATATTCTTTAGATGCATCAGTGATTTTTTCTAGTGGTGCGTGAAGCAACTGATCGATTGTTCTAACTCCCATTGCACGGCCAGCTACGACATTCCGTTCTTGAAGTTTAGGTATTTCATTAAAAATATCGACATCCAATGCTGCACACATGATATAACCTACATCATTACTAATCGTTAATAATGTTGTCTTTGGCAATTCCACACTTACAGCTGTAAATATAATCCCATCTACCTCGAGAGGTTCTATTGTAATCATTCGTACATTTGCCCCCTTTATAAAATTCACTATAAGTGTATGCAGGAGGCATAAAAAGCGTCACATTCTAAGAGGGATATTGCTGTATTAAAGTTTCTGCAAGAAGATCTCTTAAAAATTCAGGTACGAAATATTGCTTGGTAGTTGATTTTGCAATTTCTGGTAATAATCTCCCAAATGTAAATGTATCCGCAGTAGCTACATAGTAGGTTTTGTCTGGATCAATCTGTTTTCCATTTTGTTCATAAACCGCTTTTACATATTCACCACCATTACGATGAAAATCTGTAATAACATCTAAACCAGAGAATATCATTTTTCCTAGAATTTCACCGCGAAATCCAAACCCTTTTAGCTTTAATTCTGTAAAATCCGTAGATAAAGATGCTCGTATTACCTCTATAAGTTCATCGCCTTTTAAATCAACTAAAACAGGATTAATCGGATGAGGACAAATACGATGGATATCCCCATATGTAATGGGACCGGCAGGAAGGCTTTCCAACAATACTCCTGCATTTAACATGGCACAATCCGCTTTTGTCCATTTCCTTAACGTGGTTGTCAGACTTTGAATGATTGGTGTATTAGCAAACCATTTCACTTCAATGGGTTTGTTTGCTTTGACAATTACATTATCTAGATACTTCCTCGATTGATCAAATAGTGTTTGTATATATTGTTCTGTATGTAAATCTGGAATTGTATCACGAAGATCTACTGCATAACCGTTAAGCTTCGTAATACGATTCTCCTCATGATTCCATTCTACAGTGACTTCCCCTACGTAAAAGCAGTGTTTCCCAGCTGCTGTAATTAACGTATGATTAACCATCTCTCCCTTTTCTAATAAATGATGAGTATGTCCACCCATTATTATGTCGACAGCAGGATATCTTCTAGCAATTTCTTGATCAACACTAATTCCTAAATGAGACAGCAGTACTATAATGTCTGTTTCTTTTTCTAATTCATTTATATAACGGTCTAACACATCAA encodes:
- a CDS encoding HD-GYP domain-containing protein produces the protein MKLVSTKLIQSEDTLAQSLYDEQGVILLARGMKLTSNVIQKLLDRGITYVYIEGDIDDDQYYEPVISDQLRQKAVHTLNDTFRGIKQAGLLSKSYVLQTKEMELKEVVDQILYEVEGNESSLTLLSDIMITNDYILQHSLNVAIYSIAIGKQLSYTSEQLKELGIGALLHDVGKIFIESEILNKPSSLDETEFQIIKSHTKLGFDYLRSYPGFPKNVAQCAYQHHERLDGSGYPLGLYDKDIIPYAKIIAVADVFDAVTSNRVYREALLPHEALEILYAGAVREFDITIIEAFKKSIAVYPEGLMVNLSDGSSGKVIRQNKHLCDRPIIRVTEVQGKILDNPYELNLGKVMNTLIKEVIKNR
- a CDS encoding YunC family protein, whose protein sequence is MITIEPLEVDGIIFTAVSVELPKTTLLTISNDVGYIMCAALDVDIFNEIPKLQERNVVAGRAMGVRTIDQLLHAPLEKITDASKEYGWEVGITGKEALLKIS
- a CDS encoding bifunctional metallophosphatase/5'-nucleotidase, which codes for MSKEQLTFYFTNDLHSHFLQWPKVAAYLLHKQEIHKENRDIFWTVDIGDHVDRSHPITEASRGKANIDLLNQLNYDVVTLGNNEGITLSHDELYHLYDHADFSVVCSNLESLDGQLPAWLKRTEIKETASGIKVGFLGLTAPFNAFYELLDWHIDNEFDVLDRYINELEKETDIIVLLSHLGISVDQEIARRYPAVDIIMGGHTHHLLEKGEMVNHTLITAAGKHCFYVGEVTVEWNHEENRITKLNGYAVDLRDTIPDLHTEQYIQTLFDQSRKYLDNVIVKANKPIEVKWFANTPIIQSLTTTLRKWTKADCAMLNAGVLLESLPAGPITYGDIHRICPHPINPVLVDLKGDELIEVIRASLSTDFTELKLKGFGFRGEILGKMIFSGLDVITDFHRNGGEYVKAVYEQNGKQIDPDKTYYVATADTFTFGRLLPEIAKSTTKQYFVPEFLRDLLAETLIQQYPS